The following proteins are encoded in a genomic region of Clostridia bacterium:
- a CDS encoding 30S ribosomal protein S21: protein MSEIRVGKNESLDSALRRFKRSCQKAGVLAEVRKREHYEKPSVRRKKKSEAARKRRWH, encoded by the coding sequence TTGAGCGAAATTAGAGTTGGTAAGAATGAATCCTTGGATAGCGCCCTGCGCCGTTTCAAGCGGTCGTGCCAAAAAGCTGGCGTGTTGGCGGAAGTGAGGAAAAGGGAACACTACGAAAAACCCAGCGTGCGCCGGAAGAAGAAATCAGAAGCAGCCCGGAAGCGTAGATGGCACTGA
- a CDS encoding histidine triad nucleotide-binding protein, protein MEDCIFCKIAAHQIPSQVVYEDDQIMAFNDINPVAPVHILIIPKEHYSSLLEAGGEATLVLGKIQQVAAQIARDKGLGSTGFRLLTNCGPNAGQVVMHLHYHLLGGDQLAPIGWSK, encoded by the coding sequence ATGGAAGATTGCATCTTTTGTAAGATCGCAGCTCATCAGATTCCTTCGCAAGTAGTATATGAAGACGACCAGATCATGGCCTTCAACGACATTAACCCCGTAGCCCCTGTACATATCCTAATTATCCCTAAGGAACATTATTCGAGCTTGCTCGAGGCAGGGGGAGAGGCAACTCTGGTCTTGGGCAAGATCCAACAGGTGGCGGCACAAATCGCCCGGGACAAGGGGCTTGGCAGCACCGGTTTCCGCCTGCTCACCAACTGCGGGCCCAATGCTGGCCAAGTGGTCATGCATCTACATTACCACCTTCTAGGCGGCGACCAGTTAGCCCCCATCGGCTGGAGCAAGTAA
- the mtaB gene encoding tRNA (N(6)-L-threonylcarbamoyladenosine(37)-C(2))-methylthiotransferase MtaB: protein MASEGSPGQASVAISALGCKVNQSEAESLQALMQEAGYRVVGFDEPADVYVIHTCTVTHIADRKSRQLIRRARRQNPEAIIVASGCYPQASPQEVAALPEVDVILGVGERLRLPQLVEEARHRLKQGRGAAGRDKVAGQVLPTPRLRQFEELPPARPAHARAYLKVQEGCQHFCSYCIVPLARGPWRSRAPEQVVEEARRLIEMGYLELILTGTCLGAYGRDVGGEVNLAQLVRRLAALPGLKRLRLSSIEPIEFGPGLVEAVGESPVLCPHLHIPLQSGDDTILARMRRHYDTDYFARLLESLRAARPGLAITTDIMVGFPGETEDQHQNSLAFTRDMGFSRLHVFKYSPRRGTAAAKLLDQVDPQVKEERSHQFRKLSQELFWRYASGFLGTKLEVLVERPVPERPGWWEGHTPNYLVVHFPAPGPWQGRLATVTIQRVNPDYVVEGGEPLGHSG, encoded by the coding sequence TTGGCGAGTGAGGGAAGCCCAGGGCAGGCTTCAGTGGCCATCAGCGCCTTGGGGTGTAAAGTCAACCAAAGCGAGGCGGAAAGCCTTCAGGCGCTGATGCAGGAAGCTGGTTACCGCGTGGTCGGCTTTGATGAGCCGGCCGATGTTTATGTCATTCATACCTGTACGGTTACCCACATTGCTGACCGCAAGTCGCGCCAGCTTATCCGCCGGGCCCGCCGCCAGAACCCGGAGGCCATAATAGTCGCTAGCGGGTGCTACCCACAAGCGTCACCCCAGGAGGTGGCGGCCTTGCCGGAAGTGGATGTGATCCTGGGCGTAGGCGAGCGGCTACGGTTGCCCCAGCTGGTTGAGGAAGCGCGCCATCGGCTCAAGCAGGGTAGAGGGGCGGCCGGCCGAGATAAGGTGGCTGGGCAGGTGCTTCCGACGCCGAGACTAAGACAGTTTGAAGAACTGCCGCCCGCCCGCCCCGCTCATGCGCGCGCCTACCTGAAAGTCCAAGAGGGGTGCCAGCACTTTTGCTCTTACTGTATCGTGCCTCTGGCTCGGGGACCTTGGCGCAGCCGCGCTCCGGAGCAGGTGGTAGAAGAAGCCCGGCGGTTGATAGAAATGGGATACTTGGAGCTTATCCTTACCGGTACCTGCCTGGGGGCCTACGGCAGGGATGTTGGGGGCGAGGTGAATCTGGCCCAGCTGGTACGGCGGCTGGCGGCGCTTCCAGGGCTTAAGCGCTTACGGTTGAGCTCCATTGAGCCTATTGAGTTTGGTCCGGGGCTGGTGGAGGCAGTTGGTGAGAGCCCGGTTCTCTGTCCTCACCTGCACATTCCCCTGCAAAGCGGGGACGACACAATCCTTGCGCGCATGCGCCGCCATTATGATACCGACTACTTTGCTCGGCTACTGGAATCGCTTCGGGCGGCGCGGCCTGGCCTAGCGATTACCACCGACATCATGGTGGGCTTTCCGGGAGAGACTGAAGACCAGCACCAAAACTCGCTCGCCTTTACCCGAGATATGGGCTTTAGCCGCTTGCACGTCTTTAAGTATTCTCCGCGCCGGGGTACGGCGGCGGCCAAGCTTTTAGATCAAGTTGATCCGCAGGTGAAGGAAGAGCGAAGCCACCAGTTTCGCAAGCTTTCCCAAGAGCTGTTTTGGCGGTATGCCTCCGGCTTCCTGGGCACCAAGCTAGAGGTGCTGGTGGAGCGGCCGGTGCCAGAACGGCCCGGTTGGTGGGAAGGCCATACCCCCAACTATCTGGTAGTTCACTTTCCCGCCCCTGGACCTTGGCAGGGCCGCTTGGCTACGGTTACAATACAAAGGGTAAATCCGGACTACGTGGTGGAAGGTGGGGAACCGCTTGGGCACAGCGGTTGA
- a CDS encoding 16S rRNA (uracil(1498)-N(3))-methyltransferase: MFFARGLGRAAAAGAHHAIVVLRLRPGDRIEVINGEGHGYQARIANVTEGVLVAELEQPLPPGREPRLQVTLYQGLAKGEKMDFIVQKATEIGVSAVQPVFTRHAVPRPETDSAEKKRQRWQRVAHEAAKQAGRLKVPAVYSPVDWRQALSQLRAQPPDLILVAWEGERATSLKAALRSWSRPRPSREAAVALMVGPEGGLAGDEVEAALAAGAMPVSLGARILRTETAALAALSILLYEWGDLGGDLVGE, from the coding sequence GTGTTTTTTGCGCGGGGGTTGGGGCGCGCGGCGGCCGCCGGGGCGCACCACGCCATTGTGGTTTTGCGGCTACGCCCCGGGGATAGAATAGAAGTGATTAACGGAGAAGGCCATGGCTATCAGGCCCGGATTGCTAATGTGACGGAAGGGGTTTTAGTGGCCGAACTAGAGCAACCTTTGCCGCCAGGGCGTGAGCCTAGGCTTCAGGTTACCCTCTACCAGGGATTAGCTAAGGGAGAAAAGATGGATTTCATCGTCCAAAAAGCTACCGAGATTGGAGTCAGCGCGGTCCAGCCGGTTTTTACCCGCCACGCGGTGCCGCGGCCGGAAACGGATTCGGCCGAGAAAAAAAGGCAGCGCTGGCAAAGGGTGGCTCATGAGGCGGCCAAGCAGGCCGGACGGCTAAAAGTACCGGCCGTTTATAGCCCCGTGGACTGGCGACAAGCCCTTTCTCAGCTCCGGGCGCAGCCGCCGGATTTAATCTTGGTAGCCTGGGAAGGGGAGAGGGCTACCAGCCTCAAGGCTGCCCTCCGATCCTGGTCCCGGCCGAGGCCCAGCCGGGAGGCGGCAGTGGCGCTGATGGTGGGGCCAGAGGGCGGTTTAGCCGGGGATGAGGTGGAGGCGGCACTGGCTGCGGGGGCGATGCCGGTATCTCTGGGGGCGCGCATCCTGCGCACCGAGACTGCGGCCCTGGCGGCTTTGAGCATTCTTCTTTATGAGTGGGGCGATCTAGGGGGCGATTTGGTTGGCGAGTGA